The Raphanus sativus cultivar WK10039 unplaced genomic scaffold, ASM80110v3 Scaffold0993, whole genome shotgun sequence genome contains the following window.
TATTGTTCCTTACATCCTGGACATAAACCTGTTTCTTTTTGGCGTCCATGAAGCAATCTCTGCAAATCTTGAACCTAAGCAACCACTAAGTTGGTTAGAAACCTTGTGAAACAAGCAAGTAAAGTTTTCTTGTTTAATACTGTATATACACATACCGACATTCACATGGCATCACGTCTTTCCTCTCTCGTCTTTCATGACTTTTCCATCGCAAGCAGGCATGGCACACGAAGAACCTTTAGCGCCAGCCATCTGAGGGTGTGTCACATCTGAATCGATGACTTTGTCCATAAGATGTGCACGGGTGACACTGTTAAAACCACCAGTAAATAGGGAATTTGACACATACTGCTCTCAGCTTTGGTGCCCATGGGCTGGTTGTCAGGCGTCGGAGGTATGTGCACGGTATAGTTAGAAAGTCTCCAGAGAGCTCACCTGATAATTCAATATTATCTCGGACAAACCACGTAACGTCCGCTAGATGTTCGTCTTGCAAATTTTAGACGTGGCCACTACCAAAGTGTTACGAACTCTTAGAAGTTTGAGGAGGAGTGGACGCCATGTGAGCAAAACAATGATGGTTTGTTTTTGTCTGAATCAGTGTGATCATGCAGAAAAAAAGTGATACATGAATTTTAACCTTCCATGAGATGGAACAACAATTTACTTCTcatagttaaggaaaaaaaaaaaaaaaagatagggaGAGGAGAGGAGGATCTTAGGACATGAAAACAATTTATGCCACTTTTCGAACGTCTACGTATGCGGCAACCTATTTTTGGAAGCtctaaaatttaattgaattGTGCTATTTTGGgattcttatatttttgttcttacatttaaatttctttattgtaaaataattttatttttaacgaaaaattttcatttaaaacgTTAGAAGGATACAGAGATAATGTTAGAATCTTGGAGTTCAAAGACTAGTTTAACTTTTcaaatgacaaaaatatttgTGATCTTTTCATTGTGTATAGCTATAAATATTATCTTCctttttattgaaaataattttatttttaattaaactaGTTAAATGATCTTTAATCGTTTTGTAAGAGTTTTTCTATCTTtcaatcattttatttaaaatgtggattactataaattaatttacaaaactTAGATTCCTTCGAATTTCCTCAAAATGTTAATGCACAAACGCGACATTGTTTGAAGCTATGATTCATCTATAATTTGGATGATTGGATCCTTTTTGGATGATGCATTCTCTACTTTTTAAGCTATATACTTTTCATTACTTTAGTACTAAAACAGGGTTTATTACAAAGCATCCAACATGAATATGGAATAGAACAATACAGATCAAACATGATTGACATTTAtttacaacaaaacaaaaaataacacaTACTAAAAACATTAACCATAAAGACCAAAAAAAGTGACAGTGGTTAGAAAGTTTTTCCGAGCATGTAAAAAGGAGTCAAGCTTTGATCTAATGATTAGCTAGATATCAGCAATGAGCGAAGAAGGCGGCCAAAGATAGAGCTATGCAAACGAGAGTTCTCTCTTCCAAATCGAGTACACAAAACCTGGAAGGTAAGCTTTATATCATAACCACATTGAGATCTCTTGAAGAGTCTTTAATCATCGCAAGCAATCTTCAAAGAGCATGAGAGAGATGGATCTCGCGAGGAAAGATAGACCACCCTTCAGTCAGTATGGCAGTTGAAATAGATAGTTGGCGAGTCTCTGACCGGTTAAATAGAGGAGGCATTCTGATAGTGCGTTTATCTTTACGAACAAAGTCTCACACGGATTGACAGCTGGATGAATGCATTTCAATTGCCTGTTAATCGATTATCTACAAGATTAATgaaatttgttaatttattcTTTACCATTGAAGTTGTTAAGAATCCCCACCTAATCAGATAGGAAGACAAGTAATGTGAATGTAAATATAGTTAAACTATTCAAATTATATGGAAGggtttttttggaaaaatataaataagagcTACATAATAGTTCTATAACTAATCATTAAATTGATCTGAACATTTACTTAATCTATAAAGATATTAATAGAAATGTAAATTTATAgagagattttatttttaatttaaaatctttgaAATAACTTTATACTAATTAAGTAAATGAAATGAATCTACTAGTACAAATAACATATACTTTGTAATTATGGTTAGTGATCTTATATGTCACAAATAATGATGAGAATATCATATTTGAccatgcaaataaaaataatacatattttctatcttaatttaattaaatgataaaCAATCAAATATTAATGATAAAGCTGAAAACTGTATTATCATATAACTAaagtagttttaatttttaatcagATTTAAAACTCTTAAAAATGGATTTATATTGAAAGACAAACAATACTATGaaattatctatataaaaaaacaatgacAAGATTTTAAATTTGAGTGAGAAcaatattataaactatttacTATGATATACATGTATAGATGtatataacattattttttgaaaattatttgaatACACATCCTATATAAAGTTCTCAAAATTATGTTACATCTAATCAATACTTTGTCTTAATTTAATGAATACTATTTTGGATTGCTGTTAATTAATAACTAAGATAATaagattataatatatatatatataatatatataagttaaaaaataactaagataTATGGATAATTTTAATTCAgagaattaacaaaaaaaagttattaccAAAATATCTaccaatataaatttaaaataaaaataagtagaatattattatgatttggttgataaaattattttttattctgctaatttcaaataaaaatttcaaatatgatGTACTTGTATTGGCCCCATATATACTGTTTAATTTTAATGAAATGTTgttctaaaaagaaaaatttcaaatatgatCAATATGATTAATAGCAGAGAATTAACAAGTCAGTGTGAGAGGAATAAATAGTAGCTCAAGACAAGTCATTTTCCTCCCGAGTTTTTGTTTCCAATACAGCCCCCACCAAGGGTTTATTTAATCTCAGCCAATCTCTCACACTGACTTGTCTTGAGCTACTATTTATTCCTCTGACATTCCATTTGAAGTGGCCCCACTTGCTATTATACTGTGCTCAGCCTACTTGACAACATTTGCCACGACCCCTACCTAATCATTGACATATTTGTCACTTCGACTGTGATGTGGAGTCACCAAACATCTTCGAAAGGTATTctcaattttttaaagaaaaaatctataagatagtgtttttctttttgcttccGTTGGAGTCTTGTCAGTTTACCATACTTAGCTGTAAATTGTAGACATCCGATCAGGCTGCCAGCTTAGCTTAATATTCCATTAGTGGTCTTGTACATTAGCAAAATGTATTAAAGCTCTTATAATTCTATCAGATGTTTGCAGGATTGTCAACGGCCTTCTTAAAACTGCTCTAGGGCCTCCTCCTGGTTCTTCGACAACTTTAACCCCGGTCCAGGATATTACTTTTCGGCACGAATCAGTGAAGTGCTTGGTTAGAATTATTAAGGCAATGGGAACATGGATGGACCAACAATATAGCATCGGAGAATCACTTTTGCCTAAGAGCGTAGAAAATGAGGCTTCTGGAGAGAATTACTCAAACCCAAATGAAGAAGACGTGAAAACTACAGATCATGACTTCCACCCAGATTTGATTTCCGAGTCATCAGACGCTGCAACTCTTGAACAGAGGAGGGCATACAAAATTGAACTCCAGGTCTTGCATCATAAAATAACTCAAATATTGCTTAATGCCATTAGGCGATGCTAGttttcttttaacatatatCTTGCTTTATGTGCAGAAAGGGGTCACTCTATTCAATAGAAAGCCGTCAAAGGGCATTGAGTTTCTTATAAGCTCTAAAAAGGTTGGCAGCTCCCCAGATGAGGTGGTTTCCTTCCTGAGGAATACCACAGGCTTGAATGCCACCACGATCGGTGATTATTTAGGTGAAAGAGAGGAGTTCCCAATGAAAGTTATGCATGCCTATGTAGACTCGTTTGATTTCAAGGAGATGAATTTTGGTGACGCAATTAGGTTTTTCTTAAGGGGGTTCAGGCTTCCGGGGGAAGCACAGAAAATTGACCGCATAATGGAAAAGTTTGCTGAACGCTTTTGCAAATGCAATCCAAATTCATTCAGCAGTGCTGACACAGCATATGTTCTTGCATACTCCGTGATAATGCTTAACACTGACGCCCATAATATCATGGTTAAAGAAAAGGTTTGTTTTCTTGGCTGTCAGAATTTGTTTAATCCATGATACGTTAGCTTTGGGCTGCAGTTACATGTGTTGACACTTCTAAGTTATTTCTGTGCTCAGAAACTGTTATTGAGTATTGGAGATTGTTTTTTGCTTTGTTATAAGATTTACAGTGTATATTTACTGGTTCTGCATTTGCTTTTGCTTTTCTTGACAAACAGATGACCAGGGATGATTTTATTAGAAATAACCGAGGCATTGATGATGGCAAAGATCTTCCAGAAGAGTACCTTGGTGCGCTTTATGACCAAGTTGtcaaaaatgaaataaagatGAGTTCTGATTCTTCTGCTCCCGAAAGCAGGCAGTCCAACGGCCTGAATAAGCTTCTGGGTCTTGATGGTATACTCAATCTGGTTTATTGGACACAGACAGAAGAGAAAGCGGTAGGGGCTAACGGTCTTCTTATAAAGCATATTCAAGAAACGTTCAGGTCGAGGACTGGAAAATCAGAGTAAGCTTTAGCTCATTCACTTTTCATATAAGGTCTTAGTGTAAAATGAGATGAGACGATAGGAATAGATAGCTATTGATTATAAAATGGTATACTAATGAAGGATTATAACGACTGATTGTTCTTGGTATGATACTGCTGAGTGAGTAGGGTTACCTGTAAAATTAGCGGATGAAGCTGAAAAACCTGCAACgtaaataaatcatattcaCCCTTTAATTTACCTTGTGTATTCACTATAAGCTATTTGTGAGAAGAATTAAGGTTGAAAAATACCGTGGAGAAACATAGTCACTTCTCTCCAGAGGAAGAATTGAGCAAAGTATGAGAAAGCAATGAGAATTTGGTTTGGGAGAAGATAAAAGTTTAGGAGTTTTAAACTTTGAGATTTAAATTTGGAGTAATTTGTAGTAAATCTTTTTAGACATTTGCAGTTAACTctgtaaaaagttttttttggagatgaataaatttaaaattcttttcgaaaaaaaagaaaaataccgTGGAGGAATGGATTTGGACTTGCAGTCAAAGTATCAATCTCatgacttgttttttttttctccggTCTTGTAGATCAGCTTACCATGTCGTCACAGATGTTGCAATATTGCGTTTTATGGTTGAAGTCTGCTGGGGACCAATGCTTGCCGCATTCAGCGTTACACTTGATCAGAGTGATGACAGGCTTGCTGCAGTTGAATGCTTGCGAGGCTTTCGGTATGTCGTTCATGTTACAGCAGTTATGGGTATGCATACGCAAAGAGATGCATTTGTCAATTCCATGGCCAAGTTCACAAATCTCCATTGCGCAGGAGATATGAAACAAAAGAATGTTGATGCTGTTAAAGTGAGTTTTTTCTTATGGAAATCGTTGTTCATAATCAAAACAGTTGTTCTTCTCTGTTTAAAGTTCCTAACATCTTGCTTTCAAAGAAGACACACAAAGATAAAACGTATTCTACGGCATACTCACCTAAATACATCATATGTTTTAGTTTCCTGTTTTCACGAGTTGATATTATCTGTTTCTCTTGTGAAAATCTTCTCCTTCCCTTAATGGAGAGAAGGATGCGTGATTCACCTCTTCATAATTTCATCGTTACCTCTTCTGCTATTCAGGCTATCATATCAATTGCCATTGAAGATGGTAACTACTTGCAAGATGCTTGGGAGCATATTCTGACTTGTCTTTCTAGAATTGAGCATTTGCAATTACTGGGTGAGGGTGCTCCAAGTGATGCATCTTATTTTGCTTCATCCGagacagaagagaagaaagcCTTGGGGTTTCCCaatttgaagaaaaaaggaGCCCTCCAGGATCCGGTGATGATGGCTGTTGTTCGAGGGGGGTCATACGATAGCAGTGCCATTGGACCAAATGTGTCGGCTCTTGTGAGGCAGGATCAAATCAATAACTTCATTGCAAACTTGAATTTGCTTGACCAGATCGGGAGTTTTCAGTTGAATAATGTGTATGCACATAGCCAGCGTTTGAAGACTGAAGCCATAGTAGCATTTGTCAAAGCTCTGTGCAAAGTCTCAATGTCAGAACTGCAGTCTCCCACGGATCCTCGAGTATTTAGCCTCACAAAATTGGTTGAGATCGCGTaagattttcttcttttgataCTTTCTATTACACGTTGAATGGGAAATGGACGTATTGAATACATCTGTCTTGGCTGCTGGTTTAGAGTTATCACCTTGATTGACTAATAAGATTTCAACTTGCGTATttacatttctcttttcttgCTGTTCAGCCACTACAACATGAACCGTATCAGGCTAGTCTGGTCCCGCATATGGAGCATACTGTCAGATTTTTTTGTATCTGTAGGCTTATCAGAGAATCTTTCTGTTGCAATATTCGTTATGGACTCACTACGACAGCTTTCTATGAAGTTCTTGGAACGCGAAGAGCTGGCTAATTACAACTTCCAGAATGAATTTCTTCGACCATTTGTCATTGTTATGCAGAAAAGCAGTTCTTCTGAAATTAGAGAACTAATAGTTCGGTGCATTTCTCAAATGGTACTCAGCCGTGTCAGTAATGTGAAATCAGGGTGGAAAAGTGTTTTCAAGGTATATTATATTATCCTAGCAGCCACCTATATGTGAACATATATGATTGACCTCATGTTAAGAGGAAAAACTCTGAACCCAAGATATTATGCCAAGTAGTGATCGACAAGTTTGACTAAGTGGTCAATCTCCTTTCAGGTTTTCACAACTGCAGCAGCTGATGAAAGGAAGAATATTGTGGTGTTGGCTTTTGAGACAATGGAGAAAATTGTCCGAGAGTATTTTTCATATATCACAGAGACGGAGGCAACGACTTTTACTGATTGTGTTAGATGTCTTATAACTTTCACTAACAGCAAGTTTACCAACGATGTTAGCCTGAATGCCATCGCGTTTCTACGATTTTGTGCATTAAAACTTGCAGACGGAGGCCTTGTATGGAATGAGAAGGGTAGGTCTAGCAGTCCCAGTACTCCAGTAACAGATGAATATGCAGCAAATACCCAAAATTTTATGGAAATAGATGAGAACATATCATATTGGGTTCCTTTGCTCACAGGTAATCTATTATATTCTTAATCTGTGAATGATACCTTGAACTAAACGACTTACAGATATTCTGGACAACTTTAAACTTTGAAATGATACTTTCAGATACTTGTTCAGTTGATAAACAATGCATCCAGTTTAGTTGATATTGAtttgctgggaagttaggaaagGACATCTCTCTGCGTTCTAatcaatattcttttattttatggCAGGGTTGTCTAAACTAACTTCTGATTCCAGATTAGAAATTCGTAAAAGCTCCTTGGAAGTgctctttaatattttaaaggATCATGGCCATCTGTTTTCACGAATGTTCTGGATCGGCGTTTTCAGTTCTGTTATACATCCTATATTTAACAGTGTGTGGACAGAGAATGATCTACTTTCTAAAGGACCATCCACATTTTCTTCACATTCTAATGGGGTTTCTTGGGATGCTCAGACTTCAGCTATGGCGGCAGAGTCTCTGGTGGACCTATTTGTCAGTGTTTTCGATGTGATAAGGTGTCAGCTTTCAAGTGTGGTATCTTTACTTGCTGGTCTTATAAGAAGTCCAGCTCAGGGTCCTACAGTAGCTGGTATCGGTGCGTTGCTTCGATTGGCAGACAAATTGGGTGGGAGGTTCTCCGAAGATGAGTGGAAGGAGGTATTTTTGGCGGTGAAAGAGGCTGCGTCATTGACATTGTCTAGTTTCATGAAGATACTGAGAACTATAGATGACATTCAAGATGAGGAAACATCGTCTGATCAGGACTATAGTAATGAAGATGACGTGGACGAGGACAACCTGCAAACCATGTCTTATGTTGTTTCGAGGACAAAGGGTCACATAACCGTCCAGTTACAAGTTGTTCAGGTAAAGTACAAAAATGTTCTGCTATGCAACGAGTTGCCAAGCTGTGTCTCATGCCAGCATATTGACTATGTACGGAATGTTGTGTATGTGTTAATTTGCCTTGGCTACAGAATTAATGAATCAGATGAACTCTCACACTACTCTATTTTCTCCTGGTTCAGGTAGTGACCAATCTCTACCGGATCCATCAGCAGTCATTGTTGGCATCTCACGTCACAGTTATACTAGAGATACTCTCGTCAATCACATCACACGCCCACCAGCTAAATTCTGATTTGATACTGCAGAAGAAAGTGAGGAGGGCATGCTCCATCTTGGAGCTCTCTGAACCTCCCATGCTTCATTTCGAAAATGACACGCACCAGGACTACCTAGACGTTCTTCAAGACCTACTAACATACAGTCCAGGAGTGTCCTTGGAGCTAAATATAGAGTCTCAACTGATTACAGTGAGTATAAAAATTCTGAAGATGTACCTGAAGTGCACATTGTTTGAGGGTGCAGAGTTGGAAGAAATCAGGCAGCCCAAAAACTGGATTCTATCCATGGGAGCAGCATCGAAGGCAGAAGCAGCAGCGAGGTCTCCTTTAGTGATCTCGGTGCTGAAGGCACTGATGGGACTGAAAAGAGATTCGTTCAAGAGGTGTGCACCAAACATTTTCCCGTTGTTGGTGGAGCTTGTGCGTAGTGAGCACAGCTCCTCACAAGTCCCACAAGTCTTAAGCACCGTGTTCCAATCGTGTATGGATCTAATGATGGGTGAGTAGAATAGGATGGTTATATATTTGTGTTGAATCTTGCATTCGAGCACCTGAAGGGAAGATTGCTAGCATACAGAAACTCGTCATTTcttgttttgtgtgtttagtTGCTAGTGATGACACAGAGTAATGAATTGTTGTTATAGAAGCTAAGAATATGACGATATAAGATTCCGGGATCATTACATTTTGTCTGCATTGCCTTGTATCATTCCTTCCAGTCGTGGTTGTAaatgcaaaactctcatgagcATAACAGAAACGCTGCAAATAAGGATTGTGTAGGTTATTACtattatcccctatatattattttaggagcactaaaagaaaataacttcAAGTTGATGTATTATTTACACAATGCCATTTCCTAGGTGGCATTCTCACATTCACTCTTACCCACTTCTTTTAAAAACCCTTTCTTTACTAGAAAAATTACATTGTTTTGCCATTATCAAATCTGTCCAAATTGTGTTATAACACATGATAAATTGCTACAATCATTAAACATAATAATAGATGATTAGTTTTTCAATCAATCATTTATGTTATGATATTGTTTTCCATATATAACAAAGTCACAAACTTAAGTAGTTTCCATAATAATTTATTTCGTTTAATGGTCTGAGAATATGGATTGACCAAATTAACTTGCATAAGTCTCATTGGCGATGACCATAATATATTGTTcaatgttatgttttttttgtaaacaatcGATTAATACTTTTGGTTTTGTCCATGACAAAAGTCAAATAGAAAAAATCATACgtaataacattatatattatatttcattaaattatatatgaaatttatctgATTAATAACTTATAGTATATATGACGTTAAATACCGTATATTGATCcacttctttatatatattaaaaaaagaagctaCAATATACATTACTAAAAAAgtttgtaagttttttaatatattgagaATCTAAAATAGAAGATATATTTGACGAGATCTCTTGAATCCCTTAACTCAAGCACCAATTTTTTTGACTAAACAATCAACATAAATGTTGATAGACCAAATTATGATTCAATAAAAATTTGTCGCTTCTTTAATATTGTCAAATCTCATAgtcaatattattttctatttgtttctTCCTTAATTGTAAGAATttccaaaatttttaatttttttaataaaagttaggGATTGTTAGTATTAAATTTAAGAGAGAATTTTCGTTTTGTTTGAAATTAAGTGGAACTAACCCTAACTGTagggtatactatatataaatcaaGTGAACTTTACTCTACAGTTTCACAACCTACAAGAATTAagactagaaaaataaaatgctaCAAATTTCATCTCTCACTTGAAGTCAAAGAAATCAATGTTGTAGATTAAAGTGAAAATCATTAAACTTTGAAAGTCATACTCGGCTGCTGCTGGAGAGACCATTGAGAAAGATTTCGTAGATGCAAAAATTAGTTGTTGTtagtctttatatttttttttcaactactATTATGTGTTTCAGTTAAtgctatagttttttttattttatttttcatggaGATAAAATACATGTAATTATTAAGAAAGATTTAGTTTCACAATTTGATCATTTACTGAAACATGGGTGTTCTAAGCTTTTGTTAACTTTTCTTTTACACTCTCTTACGGCACTATTGACAACAGCTTTTTAgcaatttttaatcaaattatgttttgttatattttgtttctgcATGGTTTTATTTGTCTATTTCATATGTTTCGTTTCatcttttatttatgatttttaatgataacaattatatattatatatctatgttttattttattttaaatcataatttatcttttattaataTCCACTTACTCTTATTGATTCACTTCCACGATATATGTTccaagtaaactttcaaaacGAATACACAAGTTTAAAACCTACagtgtaatttgtttttatgattttacatGTATAATGTCTATTTGATTCAATTTGATCATCTCTTAAAATCTATTCATTCCGCGTAAGGCGCGGGTtatcacctagtatatatataaaacaatggTAAAGTCATTTATACTTCGAACTGAAGTGATTACTATGTCTTTAAAGTCATTTATATAAAGGCCACACATTGTTTTGACCACCGAAAGTGAATCatctattattataaagaaaagggGACTCCCTTTTCCTCTTGCCAGCACATAAAATAGGTTAAGGAGAGTGCAACACGTGTCCCTCCACTCAAAACTCCGAGTTTCATTTAAATCTTTTGCTATACGAGTTGGGCTTACGAAACAAACGTAACTGGGCCTGTTAAAATCCTATCAAGACGTATCTGATTATTTTTCGTACAATTCAATTGTATTTTATGTTATGCTTTACATTATGTGCTGCGTTTAGACAACTTTAGTGGGGACCTTTGGTCGTCACTGTAGACTTATCGTCTCCTTCGTCTCCCGATATCAGAGAAACGGAACCATCAGATTTGATCATCTCATCAATCGATCAACCACGATGTAGAATCAATGCGGGATTTAATTGCGTCTGGCGATGGAGACGACTATATAAGAAGGTAAGCGTGGTCATTCTCATCCTTTTAGTTactcttacaaaaaaaaaaaaccctaagaTATGGCTAACGCTTTGGTTCTCCTCTCCAATCTCCAGGCCGGCCGATCCTCCTCCACCGTCGAAGTGTGCTTGCTCCGCTTCTGGGAGGCGAAAAAGTCCGCCGTGGTGGAGAGCTCATGGGCGTCGACATGCTTTTGGTTGATTCTCAGGTTTTGTATTAAAACCCCCTTTTTCTTTAGTTTAACTGATTGAATGTTCCACCACTATGAGCCTGCTCGAATCCATTATAGAATTATCAGTGTCTGTTTGTATTAATCTCTTTTTTGATTCCACCCCGACCGATTATTATTTTGAGAAGTCGCTGTTGTTATGTTGTGTGTTTTTACTGTCTGAGAAAATTTTCCGGTTTGCATTCTCACCCATCTTCTTTGTCTTGAGATTAGAGTTGTTCAATAGTTATATGTTCAATCGTATGAACCGCAAATTCTTTTTCCGATTTGTTGAAATCTTTGTTCTGTTTCATTTACAGTCGACCATGATGCCCGCTTCTGTGAGAACGTGACCGTCAATCTAACTGATGATAAGATGGATTAGCTGatatttgtatatgttgttTCTGTGAAACAGGGTTCATCACGAAGGATAAGCTAAAGGAAGTGATGAAATCGATGGCAGAACTTTGGGAGATGATGATCGGTATCTACATTGATGGCAATGGAGACATCTATAATGGCTTCAAAACACCTCTCAGGTATAGTATGTATACACTAAAACCTTTTAGTTACATTGAATATTAATCAACGAGCTCAGATAATAAAAACTACAAATGAAATTTGGTTTAGGAATCAGCATGGAATGAACTAATAGAAATATCCAGAGTGTTAGATGGGACAGTTTCACATCGAAACTTGAggtaatattattttcagattcttctttttaagttttatatcatGTATATTACTTCTTTATTATGTTTAACCATGGAAGCTTGAAGATCGTCAGCCACCATCCCTACTTTCAAATGGATATCCAAAACATAGACAAATTCTCAGGTATTGATTGCTTAAACCTCCTCTTTTTTTCATTCATTCCATTCATCTCTGTTAGCTGATGCATTTTATATTTGTTGTGTTCCTATGTGTCAGATTAGTCGTCGACAGGTTCAGGAGGTGGTGACGGTGAGAGATCAGCTGGAGAAGAAAGAGCAAGATCCAGGATTGTCGAATCAGAGTGAAAGGAGACGGAGCGAGAAATTCGCGACACTTAAGCAGGTCAGTATAAACAAACCTTTGAACATGATCTACAATATGACAAACCGTAAGAAGAGTCTATGTAGTTTTCTTCTTGATATAAACAATAGCTTGCAAGAATCTAGAAAATAGCTTGCAACAAACATTTGAACGTTACTTTTAGTATTTCTTTATTCCAATTTATTGTACCTGCCTAAAGAATCTAGAAAATAGAACTctttaaattgtatttttcatatatatatatatattttttttttttttcaaaacagaTCAATGCTTTTTTCCCATATTTCAACAATTAGATTTCTCCTAATTTTAATGATATGTGAAAATAACAGCTACTACTTAACTAGccaacctttttaaaaaaactatttttattactaaaagaAGACAATAGAGGTTATATACACATGGCGTCAATACTTACACATgtttatatagattttagaaCCTATAGAGATATATTTGTTCAGTTGCCCAAAAAAAGAGATATATTTGTTCTCTCTCATGTCTGTCCTATATGCACAAAGACTCTTTATAGATAAAAGACTCAAGTTTTGCAgtgttttaaatgtttataataACTGATTGTGAATGTTTTGTTTTCGCAGATGGATTTAACTTCTTATGATCAGAACGATGCTTGACAATGAGATTCAAGGAGAAGAAGCCTTCAGAAACTTCTCTTgctgaaagagaagaaaagaaacagaaagaCCAAGCTATGCTCTTCCACAAAAACCAAGGTAGTTAATTGCTCATAGAGCAAAGTGTGGAAATTCTTTATCCGAAAAGAAGATGACCGTGCACAATGCAATATGTTTCTGTAAAATTACAGGAACTGAAA
Protein-coding sequences here:
- the LOC130503515 gene encoding brefeldin A-inhibited guanine nucleotide-exchange protein 1 isoform X1 is translated as MWSHQTSSKDVCRIVNGLLKTALGPPPGSSTTLTPVQDITFRHESVKCLVRIIKAMGTWMDQQYSIGESLLPKSVENEASGENYSNPNEEDVKTTDHDFHPDLISESSDAATLEQRRAYKIELQKGVTLFNRKPSKGIEFLISSKKVGSSPDEVVSFLRNTTGLNATTIGDYLGEREEFPMKVMHAYVDSFDFKEMNFGDAIRFFLRGFRLPGEAQKIDRIMEKFAERFCKCNPNSFSSADTAYVLAYSVIMLNTDAHNIMVKEKMTRDDFIRNNRGIDDGKDLPEEYLGALYDQVVKNEIKMSSDSSAPESRQSNGLNKLLGLDGILNLVYWTQTEEKAVGANGLLIKHIQETFRSRTGKSESAYHVVTDVAILRFMVEVCWGPMLAAFSVTLDQSDDRLAAVECLRGFRYVVHVTAVMGMHTQRDAFVNSMAKFTNLHCAGDMKQKNVDAVKAIISIAIEDGNYLQDAWEHILTCLSRIEHLQLLGEGAPSDASYFASSETEEKKALGFPNLKKKGALQDPVMMAVVRGGSYDSSAIGPNVSALVRQDQINNFIANLNLLDQIGSFQLNNVYAHSQRLKTEAIVAFVKALCKVSMSELQSPTDPRVFSLTKLVEIAHYNMNRIRLVWSRIWSILSDFFVSVGLSENLSVAIFVMDSLRQLSMKFLEREELANYNFQNEFLRPFVIVMQKSSSSEIRELIVRCISQMVLSRVSNVKSGWKSVFKVFTTAAADERKNIVVLAFETMEKIVREYFSYITETEATTFTDCVRCLITFTNSKFTNDVSLNAIAFLRFCALKLADGGLVWNEKGRSSSPSTPVTDEYAANTQNFMEIDENISYWVPLLTGLSKLTSDSRLEIRKSSLEVLFNILKDHGHLFSRMFWIGVFSSVIHPIFNSVWTENDLLSKGPSTFSSHSNGVSWDAQTSAMAAESLVDLFVSVFDVIRCQLSSVVSLLAGLIRSPAQGPTVAGIGALLRLADKLGGRFSEDEWKEVFLAVKEAASLTLSSFMKILRTIDDIQDEETSSDQDYSNEDDVDEDNLQTMSYVVSRTKGHITVQLQVVQVKYKNVLLCNELPSCVSCQHIDYVVTNLYRIHQQSLLASHVTVILEILSSITSHAHQLNSDLILQKKVRRACSILELSEPPMLHFENDTHQDYLDVLQDLLTYSPGVSLELNIESQLITVSIKILKMYLKCTLFEGAELEEIRQPKNWILSMGAASKAEAAARSPLVISVLKALMGLKRDSFKRCAPNIFPLLVELVRSEHSSSQVPQVLSTVFQSCMDLMMGE